One genomic region from Lujinxingia vulgaris encodes:
- a CDS encoding N-acetylneuraminate synthase family protein, giving the protein MLFVAEIGLNHEGNFDLAYELIRQAKLSGADVAKFQFGWRDQPGELNHINPDMAMQLKRWCEWWEIDFMASIINEEALELARPLNPRRYKIASRTVVDKPELVERVLEQGRETYISLGWWTGEELPFGPPTDKLRYIFCRSHYPTYPAHLEGLPERFEPEGYYGYSDHMHGIEGCLLAIARGAQFVEKHFTLDKTIRGVHRDHILSATPSELRQLVDLGRPLSRLARGLSGDQPAVGGVPG; this is encoded by the coding sequence ATGCTTTTTGTCGCCGAGATAGGACTCAACCATGAGGGGAACTTCGACCTGGCCTACGAGCTGATCCGCCAGGCGAAGCTCTCCGGGGCCGATGTGGCCAAGTTTCAGTTTGGCTGGCGCGACCAGCCCGGGGAGCTCAACCATATCAACCCCGATATGGCCATGCAGCTCAAGCGTTGGTGCGAGTGGTGGGAGATCGACTTCATGGCCTCGATCATCAACGAGGAGGCCCTGGAGCTTGCGCGCCCGCTTAATCCGCGTCGCTACAAGATCGCCTCGCGCACCGTCGTCGATAAGCCGGAGCTTGTGGAGCGGGTGCTGGAGCAGGGGCGCGAGACCTACATCTCGCTCGGCTGGTGGACTGGCGAGGAGCTGCCCTTTGGGCCGCCCACCGACAAGCTGCGTTACATCTTCTGCCGCTCGCATTACCCCACCTACCCGGCGCATCTGGAGGGGCTGCCCGAGCGCTTTGAGCCCGAGGGGTACTACGGCTACAGCGACCACATGCACGGCATTGAGGGCTGCCTGCTGGCGATCGCGCGCGGCGCGCAATTTGTCGAAAAGCACTTCACCCTCGACAAGACCATCCGCGGGGTGCACCGCGACCACATCTTAAGCGCCACACCCTCCGAGCTCCGACAGCTGGTGGATCTGGGCCGACCGCTCAGCCGGCTCGCCAGGGGCTTGAGCGGCGATCAACCCGCCGTGGGCGGCGTGCCGGGCTAA
- a CDS encoding hydrogen peroxide-inducible genes activator, with protein sequence MLPTLRQLEYIVALADSGQFVEAARVCSVSQPALSKQIREVEELLGVELFERARPRVLLTGAGEEVVARARRLLLEAKELVGAARAYAGARQGTVRLGVIPTIAPYGLPGLLAKFRRLYPEVAFAIEELQTDDLLRELRLGAIDLGLLARPFEDQGLSGPDLIVEPFVLVAPAGHPLSAPERIATDEIAGASLILMQDGHCLRDQAMDVCRLAGSPPATTVTAASVATLVRMVESGLGATLLPASALSAEVRPGQDLVARSFGDDPPGRTLTLQWRASSPAQEWYTELGEVLREHYLSLNATMPEVGGPRPVLRSLRSTQGATPRPSDA encoded by the coding sequence ATGCTGCCCACCCTTCGCCAACTCGAGTACATCGTGGCTCTGGCAGACAGCGGACAATTCGTGGAAGCAGCCCGCGTATGTTCGGTCAGCCAGCCCGCACTTAGCAAGCAGATCCGGGAAGTGGAGGAGCTCCTGGGCGTGGAGCTCTTCGAGCGGGCGCGCCCGCGGGTGCTCTTGACGGGGGCTGGCGAGGAGGTTGTGGCGCGGGCGAGGAGGTTGTTGCTGGAGGCGAAGGAGCTGGTGGGCGCGGCGCGGGCGTATGCCGGCGCGCGCCAGGGCACGGTGCGCCTGGGGGTGATCCCTACCATCGCGCCCTACGGGCTGCCCGGTCTGCTGGCGAAGTTTCGCAGGCTCTACCCCGAGGTGGCCTTTGCCATCGAGGAGCTGCAGACCGACGATCTTTTAAGGGAGCTGCGCCTGGGGGCGATCGACCTGGGGTTACTCGCCCGCCCCTTTGAGGATCAGGGGTTGAGCGGGCCGGACCTGATCGTGGAGCCCTTTGTGCTGGTGGCGCCGGCGGGCCATCCGCTGAGCGCGCCGGAGCGCATCGCCACCGACGAGATTGCCGGGGCGAGTCTGATTTTGATGCAGGATGGCCACTGTTTGAGGGATCAGGCGATGGATGTGTGTCGGCTGGCGGGAAGCCCGCCGGCGACCACGGTGACCGCGGCCAGCGTCGCGACGCTCGTGCGGATGGTGGAGAGCGGGCTGGGCGCCACGCTCTTGCCGGCCAGCGCGCTGAGCGCGGAGGTGCGCCCGGGCCAGGATCTGGTCGCGCGCAGCTTTGGCGACGACCCGCCCGGGCGCACGCTGACGCTGCAGTGGCGCGCCTCATCGCCGGCGCAGGAGTGGTACACCGAGCTTGGCGAGGTGCTGCGGGAACATTACCTGAGCCTCAACGCCACAATGCCCGAGGTCGGAGGACCGCGCCCGGTGCTGCGATCCTTAAGGTCGACGCAGGGAGCAACGCCGCGGCCCTCCGACGCTTAA
- the glpD gene encoding glycerol-3-phosphate dehydrogenase has protein sequence MWDALGEPVDLLIIGGGINGAGIARDAARRGLKVALVEARDLAYGTSSRSSKLVHGGLRYLQQFEFSLVFEAVSERRILLDIAPHLVRPLGFLFPVYRNSPHNLLTLKAGMWLYEGLSLFRSPKRHRKLGVRDVAKEEPALTREELKGAPLYYDCSTDDARLTLESALDAAAHGATIATWTRALSFIKDEESGRIQGAVVKDMLGDGGLKEIRAHAVINATGPWTDRTRALSAEPTSTLLRPTKGVHIVVDHARLPVNNAVVCFHPDDKRVLFAIPWGEQTYIGTTDTDYKGDPGQVYAEASDVEYLLTAANDYFPEHPLTADDVIATWAGLRPLMAQGSASGADISESEVSREHQIVVGEDGLITIAGGKLTTYRRMSAEVVETALKMLRLGDHLPETVHNPRTDTSPLPGAADWPEAESDDEAFELIAQHTLEASQGHLSELSARFLAHTYGTRAPALGELVAVDPELGKAVTEGRPELFVQIDWAITHELAATLTDMLVQRTQIFYRAADQGRQAAPRIAAHMAKKLGWSEEEVDQQVARYLHDVDLSQRWRRDYDAL, from the coding sequence ATGTGGGACGCGCTCGGAGAGCCCGTCGATCTTTTGATCATTGGCGGCGGCATCAACGGCGCGGGCATCGCCCGCGACGCTGCGCGTCGCGGGCTCAAGGTCGCGCTGGTGGAGGCCCGCGACCTGGCTTACGGCACAAGCTCGCGCTCCTCCAAGCTCGTGCACGGCGGGCTTCGCTACCTCCAGCAGTTCGAGTTCAGCCTGGTCTTTGAGGCCGTGAGCGAGCGGCGCATCCTGCTCGATATCGCGCCGCACCTTGTGCGCCCCTTAGGCTTTCTCTTTCCGGTCTACCGCAACTCCCCCCACAACCTGCTCACGCTCAAGGCGGGGATGTGGCTCTACGAGGGGCTCTCGCTCTTTCGCTCCCCCAAACGCCACCGCAAGCTCGGGGTGCGCGACGTCGCAAAAGAAGAGCCCGCGCTGACCCGCGAGGAGCTCAAAGGCGCGCCCCTCTACTACGACTGCTCCACCGACGACGCCCGCCTGACCCTGGAGAGCGCCCTCGACGCCGCCGCTCACGGGGCGACCATCGCCACCTGGACCCGCGCCCTCTCGTTCATCAAAGACGAAGAGAGTGGCCGCATCCAGGGCGCCGTCGTCAAAGATATGCTCGGCGATGGGGGGCTTAAAGAGATCCGCGCCCACGCCGTGATCAACGCCACCGGCCCCTGGACCGATCGCACCCGCGCGTTGAGCGCCGAGCCCACCTCCACGCTGCTGCGCCCCACCAAAGGCGTGCACATCGTCGTCGACCACGCGCGTCTGCCGGTCAACAACGCCGTGGTCTGTTTTCACCCCGACGACAAACGCGTGCTCTTTGCCATCCCCTGGGGTGAGCAGACCTACATCGGCACCACCGACACCGACTACAAGGGGGATCCGGGCCAGGTCTACGCCGAGGCCAGCGACGTGGAGTACCTGCTCACCGCCGCCAACGACTACTTCCCCGAACATCCCCTCACGGCCGACGATGTCATCGCCACCTGGGCCGGGCTGCGCCCGCTGATGGCCCAGGGGAGCGCCTCGGGCGCCGACATCTCCGAGAGCGAGGTCAGCCGCGAGCACCAGATCGTGGTGGGCGAAGACGGCCTGATCACCATCGCCGGCGGCAAGCTCACCACCTACCGGCGCATGTCGGCAGAAGTTGTGGAGACGGCCCTGAAGATGCTGCGCCTGGGCGATCATCTCCCCGAGACGGTGCATAACCCGCGCACCGACACCTCCCCGCTGCCCGGCGCCGCCGACTGGCCCGAGGCCGAGAGCGACGACGAGGCCTTTGAGCTCATCGCCCAACACACCCTGGAAGCCAGCCAGGGCCACCTCAGCGAACTCTCGGCGCGTTTTTTGGCCCACACCTACGGTACCCGCGCCCCGGCCCTCGGCGAGCTTGTGGCGGTCGATCCGGAGCTCGGAAAGGCTGTTACTGAGGGCCGGCCCGAGCTTTTTGTGCAGATCGACTGGGCCATCACCCACGAGCTGGCCGCCACCCTCACCGACATGCTCGTGCAGCGTACCCAGATCTTCTACCGGGCCGCCGATCAGGGCCGCCAGGCCGCGCCCCGCATCGCCGCGCATATGGCTAAAAAGCTGGGCTGGAGCGAAGAGGAGGTCGACCAGCAGGTCGCGCGCTACCTCCACGACGTGGACCTCTCCCAGCGCTGGCGTCGCGACTACGACGCCCTTTAA
- a CDS encoding glycosyltransferase family 2 protein produces MERPLVSVYITCHNYGRYLEQAVESVLAQSLQNWELIIVDDASSDETPEICQRYQEQDPQRIRVLRHEEAQGLQRNANRVLEMARGKYIMRLDADDWLDESALLVMSERMERRAEVALVYPNYFYVDAEGRFLGVEQRKLPGSEARLLDLPAHGACTMVRRRVLKALGGYDERHNAQDGYELWLKVSRHYAVEGVATPLFFYRQHPESLSRNEDRLLTARRQIKRSLAEKLEGAVKPRVVGIVPAKNTYKSMPDVVLKEVGGRPLIDHTLEAARASGRFDEIWVTTDCPRVVEHCTMRDIPAMLRPSALSEADRKLSEVVYDAVTRLETDHDLFADVVVVLSAHSPLRRAEHITKALDTLVLYDADSVISVYEDFDMHFQHGADGLEPLNPAMMRKLRLEREGLYVFNGAITAVWRDAIRPDDYHGKSISHVVMPWRESFQLKSDFDRWMLDRLLREDNEDRQEPPTAAAE; encoded by the coding sequence ATGGAGAGGCCGTTAGTCAGCGTATATATCACCTGCCATAACTACGGGCGTTATCTGGAGCAGGCCGTCGAGAGTGTACTGGCGCAGAGCCTGCAAAACTGGGAGCTGATCATCGTCGATGATGCCTCCAGCGATGAGACGCCGGAGATCTGCCAGCGTTATCAGGAGCAGGATCCGCAGCGCATTCGTGTGCTGCGCCACGAGGAGGCGCAGGGCCTGCAGCGCAACGCCAACCGCGTGCTGGAAATGGCCCGCGGTAAGTACATCATGCGCCTGGACGCCGACGACTGGCTCGATGAGTCGGCGCTGCTGGTGATGAGCGAGCGCATGGAGCGCCGCGCGGAGGTGGCGCTGGTCTACCCCAACTACTTCTATGTCGACGCCGAGGGGCGTTTTCTGGGGGTGGAGCAACGCAAGCTCCCCGGCAGCGAGGCGCGCCTGCTCGACCTGCCGGCGCACGGGGCCTGCACGATGGTCCGCCGCCGGGTGCTCAAGGCGCTGGGCGGCTACGACGAGCGCCACAACGCGCAGGATGGCTATGAGCTCTGGCTCAAGGTCTCCCGGCATTATGCGGTGGAGGGGGTGGCCACGCCCCTCTTTTTCTACCGCCAGCACCCTGAGTCGCTCAGCCGTAATGAGGATCGCCTGCTCACCGCGCGTCGCCAGATCAAACGCTCCCTGGCCGAGAAGCTCGAAGGAGCGGTCAAGCCGCGGGTGGTGGGGATTGTGCCCGCCAAAAACACCTACAAGAGCATGCCGGACGTGGTCTTGAAGGAGGTCGGCGGCCGCCCGCTCATCGACCACACCCTGGAGGCGGCGCGGGCCAGCGGGCGTTTTGATGAAATCTGGGTCACCACCGACTGCCCGCGGGTGGTGGAGCACTGCACCATGCGCGACATCCCGGCGATGCTGCGCCCCTCCGCGCTCTCGGAGGCCGACCGCAAGCTCTCGGAGGTTGTGTACGACGCCGTCACGCGTCTGGAGACTGACCACGACCTTTTTGCCGATGTGGTGGTGGTGCTCAGCGCCCACAGCCCGCTGCGTCGCGCCGAACATATCACCAAGGCGCTCGACACTCTGGTGCTTTACGACGCCGACAGCGTGATCAGCGTTTACGAAGACTTCGACATGCACTTTCAGCATGGCGCCGACGGCCTGGAGCCCCTCAACCCCGCGATGATGCGTAAGCTGCGCCTGGAGCGCGAGGGGCTCTACGTCTTTAACGGCGCCATCACCGCGGTATGGCGCGACGCGATCCGCCCGGACGATTACCACGGCAAGAGCATCTCGCATGTGGTGATGCCCTGGCGGGAGAGTTTTCAGCTTAAGAGCGATTTTGATCGCTGGATGCTCGATCGCCTGCTGCGCGAAGACAACGAAGACCGGCAGGAGCCGCCCACGGCTGCTGCTGAATAG
- the katG gene encoding catalase/peroxidase HPI yields the protein MSENAKANKCPVMHGSTGPRPTGSIANKHWWPNQLNLKILVQNTKSVDPMGEEFDYASEFKSVDLAAVKADIEKVLTTSQDWWPADYGHYGPFMIRMAWHSAGTYRISDGRGGATSGTQRFAPLNSWPDNANLDKARRLLWPVKQKYGRKISWADLMILTGNVALESMGFKTAGFAGGRADVWEPEEDIDWGPETEWLGDKRYSGDRELANPLAAVQMGLIYVNPEGPNGKPDPVAAARDIRETFARMAMNDEETVALIAGGHTFGKTHGAGDAAHVGPEPEGAGIEEMGLGWKSSFGSGKGADTITSGLEGAWTPTPTKWDNSFFETLFGYEWELTKSPAGAYQWTPKDGAGSDTVPDAHDPDKRHAPMMATTDLALIMDPAYRAISERYYKNPDQLADAFAKAWFKLTHRDMGPTSLYLGPEVPSEEYIWQDPVPAVDHTLIDADDISALKAKILDSGLSIAQLVKTAWGSATTFRNSDKRGGANGARIRLAPQKDWAVNEPAELATVLKVLEEVQTGFNNAQSDDKRVSLADLIVLGGCAAVEKAAKDAGYDIEVPFTPGRTDASEAQTDADSFAPLEPKADAFRNFYTEGLKRSAEELLVDRAQLMTLTVPEMTALIGGMRVLDANTGGDKAGVFTDAPGTLTNDFFVNLLDQNLEWQASDDKGYRFEGRDRGTGEVKWSATRADLIFGSNSQLRAIAEVYACDDADEQFVSDFVAAWNKVMNLDRFDIA from the coding sequence ATGTCCGAGAACGCGAAAGCGAATAAGTGTCCTGTGATGCACGGCTCCACCGGCCCCCGGCCGACCGGCTCGATCGCCAACAAGCACTGGTGGCCCAACCAGCTCAACCTGAAGATTCTGGTGCAGAACACCAAATCGGTGGACCCGATGGGCGAGGAGTTTGATTACGCCTCGGAGTTCAAGAGCGTGGATCTGGCGGCGGTGAAGGCCGATATTGAGAAGGTCCTGACCACCTCGCAGGATTGGTGGCCGGCCGACTACGGTCACTACGGTCCGTTTATGATCCGCATGGCCTGGCATAGCGCGGGCACCTACCGCATCAGCGACGGCCGCGGCGGCGCCACCTCCGGCACGCAGCGCTTCGCCCCTCTGAACAGCTGGCCGGACAACGCCAACCTCGACAAGGCTCGCCGACTGCTCTGGCCGGTGAAGCAGAAGTATGGCCGCAAGATCTCGTGGGCCGACCTGATGATCCTCACCGGCAACGTCGCGCTGGAGTCGATGGGCTTTAAGACCGCGGGCTTTGCCGGCGGCCGCGCCGACGTGTGGGAGCCGGAAGAAGACATCGACTGGGGCCCCGAGACCGAATGGCTGGGCGATAAGCGCTACAGCGGCGACCGCGAGCTTGCCAACCCCCTGGCCGCAGTGCAGATGGGCCTGATCTACGTCAACCCCGAGGGCCCCAACGGCAAGCCCGACCCGGTCGCGGCGGCGCGCGACATCCGCGAGACCTTCGCCCGCATGGCGATGAACGACGAAGAGACCGTCGCCCTGATCGCCGGCGGCCACACCTTCGGTAAGACCCACGGTGCCGGCGATGCCGCGCACGTCGGACCGGAACCCGAGGGCGCCGGCATCGAAGAGATGGGCCTGGGCTGGAAGAGCAGCTTCGGCAGCGGCAAAGGCGCCGACACCATCACCAGCGGCCTGGAAGGCGCCTGGACCCCCACCCCCACGAAGTGGGACAACAGCTTCTTCGAGACGCTCTTCGGCTACGAGTGGGAGCTCACCAAGAGCCCGGCCGGCGCCTACCAGTGGACCCCCAAAGATGGGGCAGGCAGCGACACCGTGCCCGACGCCCACGACCCCGATAAGCGCCACGCCCCGATGATGGCCACGACCGACCTCGCGTTGATCATGGACCCGGCCTACCGCGCCATCTCGGAGCGATATTATAAAAACCCCGACCAGCTCGCCGACGCGTTTGCCAAAGCCTGGTTCAAGCTCACCCACCGCGACATGGGCCCGACCTCGCTTTACCTGGGGCCGGAAGTTCCGAGCGAAGAGTACATCTGGCAGGATCCGGTCCCGGCGGTCGACCACACGCTTATCGACGCCGACGACATCAGCGCGCTCAAGGCCAAAATTCTCGACTCCGGCCTGAGCATCGCGCAGCTGGTGAAGACGGCCTGGGGATCGGCCACGACCTTCCGCAACAGCGACAAGCGCGGCGGCGCCAACGGCGCCCGCATTCGCCTGGCGCCCCAGAAGGACTGGGCCGTCAACGAGCCCGCCGAGCTCGCCACGGTGCTCAAGGTGCTCGAAGAGGTGCAGACCGGCTTCAACAACGCCCAGTCTGACGACAAGCGCGTCTCGCTTGCCGACCTCATCGTGCTCGGCGGCTGCGCGGCGGTCGAAAAAGCCGCAAAAGACGCCGGCTACGACATCGAGGTGCCCTTCACCCCCGGTCGCACCGACGCCTCCGAGGCCCAGACCGACGCGGACTCGTTTGCGCCGCTCGAGCCCAAAGCCGACGCCTTCCGCAACTTCTACACCGAAGGCCTCAAGCGCTCGGCCGAAGAGCTCCTGGTCGACCGCGCCCAGCTCATGACGCTCACCGTCCCCGAGATGACCGCGCTCATCGGCGGGATGCGCGTCCTCGACGCCAACACCGGCGGCGACAAAGCCGGCGTCTTCACCGACGCCCCGGGCACCCTGACCAATGACTTCTTCGTCAACCTCCTCGACCAGAACCTCGAGTGGCAGGCCTCCGACGATAAGGGCTACCGCTTCGAAGGCCGCGACCGCGGCACCGGCGAGGTCAAGTGGTCGGCCACCCGCGCCGACCTGATCTTCGGCAGCAACTCCCAGCTGCGTGCCATCGCCGAAGTCTACGCCTGCGACGACGCCGACGAGCAGTTTGTCAGCGACTTCGTGGCAGCCTGGAACAAGGTGATGAACCTGGATCGCTTTGATATCGCTTAA
- a CDS encoding cytidylyltransferase domain-containing protein — translation MAVVQARMSSERLPGKVLMPLAGRPALWHIIERLKRVSQIDEIIIATSDRTDDDPIEALVSWLNTPGVRLFRGSRDDVLSRFYLALAQTEAEVVVRITGDTPLICVEHLERMLTHLLQSDAIGVDGHFARTGLTLGFGSEAYRVSALVDAHLLAMRPEEREHVTLFIKERPQVYPVDYLKPDPALCSDFRLTMDYPEDYALLREIYDALYRPGDIVDCRRVLEWLHRRPDLVERNAHCLQRSAR, via the coding sequence GTGGCAGTGGTCCAGGCGAGGATGAGCTCGGAGCGGCTCCCGGGGAAGGTGCTGATGCCCCTGGCCGGGCGACCGGCCCTCTGGCACATCATCGAGCGCCTCAAGCGGGTCTCGCAGATCGATGAGATCATCATCGCCACAAGCGACCGCACAGACGACGACCCGATCGAAGCGCTGGTCAGCTGGCTGAACACCCCCGGGGTGCGCCTCTTTCGGGGCTCGCGCGATGACGTGCTCAGCCGCTTTTATCTGGCGCTTGCCCAGACCGAGGCTGAGGTCGTGGTGCGCATCACGGGCGACACGCCGCTGATCTGCGTGGAGCATCTTGAGCGCATGCTCACACATCTTCTGCAGAGTGACGCGATCGGCGTCGACGGCCATTTTGCCCGCACCGGCCTCACCTTAGGCTTTGGCAGTGAGGCGTACCGGGTGAGCGCGCTGGTCGATGCCCACCTGCTGGCGATGCGCCCCGAAGAGCGCGAGCACGTCACGCTCTTTATCAAGGAGCGGCCCCAGGTCTACCCGGTCGACTACCTCAAGCCCGACCCGGCGCTCTGCTCGGACTTTCGGCTCACGATGGACTACCCCGAAGATTATGCGCTCTTGCGCGAGATCTACGACGCCCTCTACCGCCCCGGCGACATCGTGGACTGCCGGCGGGTGTTGGAGTGGCTGCACCGCCGCCCGGACCTGGTGGAGCGCAACGCGCATTGCCTGCAGCGCAGCGCCCGCTGA
- the asnB gene encoding asparagine synthase (glutamine-hydrolyzing) yields MCGLAGFWDRRCARFEPVIFAMTNALRHRGPDGAGYWFDGRHGLALGHRRLAILDCSDRGRQPMFSADGRWALVYNGEVYNFAELKARVLEATRGNYPFVGGSDTEVILGAVQTFGLEESLRQMVGMFAMALWDRERAELHLVRDRLGIKPLYWAWHGQVLLFGSELKALRAYPGFDPQIDRRALAGFLSRSAVGGAHAIYEGVYKVRPGAMLTIRDPGKARVEEHRWWRAEEVVALGVRSPFMGDEEQATDELERELRRAVGQRMVADVPLGAFLSGGIDSTTVVALMQAQSGRPIQTFSIGNAEARYNEANDAAQVARFLGTEHTSLIVEPADALEVIANLPALYDEPFADASQIPTFLVSELARQKVTVALSGDGGDEVFGGYNRHVWGPPIWEGMSRVPVPVREQVGRALLWLSPGQWEALLAGLNQGALRPSARLRRLLEELRERLLGASGASSTSSEPTPGRLRLVGDKLHKLAELLDTPDAEDLYRRLLTNWPTGHLAVRDLQEPPRTWSWDQEPQVASLAERWMYRDLVGYLPDDILTKVDRASMGVSLEARVPLLDHRVVAFAWRLPLGMKVRGREGKHILRRVLYRYVPRALVERPKMGFGVPLDAWLRSELRPWAEALLSPERLEREGFFHPEPVRAIWREHISGKRSRAYELWNVLMFQAWLEHQHPGRSRRAAGRTTSPTLVGSPSMVGRR; encoded by the coding sequence ATGTGTGGACTTGCGGGGTTCTGGGACCGGCGCTGCGCGCGCTTTGAGCCGGTGATCTTTGCGATGACCAACGCCTTGCGCCACCGGGGGCCGGATGGGGCGGGCTACTGGTTTGACGGGCGTCACGGGCTGGCGCTGGGGCATCGACGCCTGGCGATCCTGGACTGCTCCGACCGGGGCCGCCAGCCGATGTTCTCGGCCGACGGGCGCTGGGCGCTGGTCTACAACGGGGAGGTTTATAACTTCGCCGAGCTCAAGGCCCGGGTGCTCGAAGCCACCCGCGGAAACTACCCCTTTGTGGGAGGCTCGGACACCGAGGTGATCCTGGGGGCGGTGCAGACCTTTGGCCTCGAAGAGAGTTTGAGGCAGATGGTGGGCATGTTTGCCATGGCCCTGTGGGATCGGGAGCGCGCCGAGCTGCATCTGGTGCGCGATCGCTTAGGGATCAAGCCTCTTTACTGGGCCTGGCACGGGCAGGTGCTGCTCTTTGGCTCGGAGCTCAAGGCGCTGCGGGCCTACCCCGGCTTTGATCCTCAGATCGACCGTCGCGCCCTGGCCGGGTTTTTGAGCCGCTCGGCCGTCGGCGGCGCCCACGCCATCTACGAGGGGGTCTACAAGGTGCGCCCGGGCGCGATGCTCACCATCCGCGATCCGGGCAAAGCCCGGGTCGAGGAGCATCGCTGGTGGCGCGCCGAGGAGGTCGTCGCGCTGGGGGTGCGCTCGCCATTTATGGGCGATGAGGAGCAGGCCACCGATGAGCTCGAGCGCGAGCTGCGCCGCGCCGTCGGTCAGCGCATGGTGGCCGATGTGCCCCTGGGGGCCTTTTTATCCGGCGGCATCGACTCGACGACGGTCGTGGCTCTGATGCAGGCGCAGTCCGGTCGCCCCATTCAGACCTTTTCGATCGGCAACGCCGAGGCCCGCTACAATGAGGCCAATGATGCCGCGCAGGTGGCGCGTTTTCTGGGCACCGAGCATACCTCGCTGATCGTGGAGCCGGCCGATGCGCTGGAGGTCATCGCAAACTTGCCCGCCCTCTACGATGAGCCCTTTGCGGACGCCTCGCAGATCCCCACCTTTCTGGTCAGCGAGCTTGCGCGCCAGAAGGTCACCGTGGCCTTGAGTGGCGACGGGGGCGATGAGGTGTTTGGGGGCTACAACCGCCATGTGTGGGGGCCGCCGATCTGGGAGGGCATGAGCCGGGTGCCCGTGCCCGTGCGCGAGCAGGTGGGGCGCGCGCTTTTGTGGCTGAGCCCGGGGCAGTGGGAGGCGCTTCTGGCCGGCCTCAACCAGGGCGCACTGCGCCCGAGCGCCAGGCTGCGCCGCCTGCTGGAGGAGCTGCGCGAGCGTCTTTTGGGCGCATCGGGAGCATCCTCCACAAGCTCCGAGCCCACCCCCGGCCGACTTCGACTGGTCGGCGACAAACTCCACAAACTCGCCGAGCTCCTCGACACCCCCGACGCCGAAGATCTTTACCGGCGCCTGCTCACCAACTGGCCGACCGGCCATCTGGCGGTGCGCGATCTGCAGGAGCCCCCCCGCACCTGGAGCTGGGACCAGGAGCCCCAGGTCGCAAGCCTGGCCGAGCGCTGGATGTACCGCGATCTGGTGGGTTATCTGCCCGACGACATCCTCACCAAGGTCGATCGCGCCTCGATGGGCGTGAGCCTGGAGGCCCGCGTGCCCCTGCTCGACCACCGCGTGGTGGCCTTTGCCTGGCGCCTGCCTTTAGGCATGAAGGTGCGGGGGCGAGAGGGCAAACATATCTTGAGGCGCGTGCTTTATCGCTATGTGCCGCGGGCGCTGGTGGAGCGGCCGAAGATGGGGTTTGGCGTGCCGCTCGATGCCTGGCTGCGCTCCGAGCTGCGCCCCTGGGCCGAGGCTCTGTTAAGTCCGGAACGCCTGGAGCGGGAGGGCTTCTTTCACCCCGAGCCGGTGCGCGCGATCTGGCGCGAACATATCAGCGGAAAACGCTCGCGGGCCTACGAGCTCTGGAACGTCTTGATGTTTCAGGCCTGGCTTGAGCATCAGCATCCCGGCCGCAGCCGCCGCGCCGCCGGCCGCACCACCAGCCCCACCCTGGTGGGCTCACCCTCGATGGTGGGTCGCCGATGA